Proteins encoded together in one Triticum dicoccoides isolate Atlit2015 ecotype Zavitan chromosome 7B, WEW_v2.0, whole genome shotgun sequence window:
- the LOC119341038 gene encoding uncharacterized protein LOC119341038 — protein MAGGRQSEISIDLTNINTMGTQVPENGSSEVSRGVFGIGTVSMRQHPINGSSNRNLLPPDHESSFSNNDDFELLWGHRKYLVLLGVLAVGVTYNAGLTPPGGSWTLNKDGHDAGDPVMHAGFSERYEVFFYCNATAFAASLVLIILLLSKSVTRKRMWLHAMQLTMIFDLFSLLGAYAAGSCRALKSSIYIWVLVFAVITYVGIHTLVSTRFIPRKLKQNLQRMINTVLIKWGFLVRQVSIPLENVEEARKFILTLVIFAATITYQAGLNPPGGFWAENDHGSNKVHMAFPPYKHHPATSVLRSNYLGRYNIFIISNSTSFVASLVIIILLLSPKLSGHGIRTKAVIVCVVVDLSCLIVAYAAGCCREVATSFYVVFIIVIVWISFAILAGFFVCRPVANWLQKVKTSSLCCVEKLGRALSLSFSRHRHSNAEQENSYASNHHSSVRSIETPAEDNTPEPQDQPADNQQLPNIREDESHEEHAPAEERNQISDDEEAVNHSQHLSGNSQQSTNIEVVTSNPECPSTHVQHVANEECQSTDVEQNMPVRQSNGDTSHDIVDEGLSAPAEATGNADSAEQNNLVEDNNPSTEILASDDHPTHSENVHTDSNQVANQNADDIRTEKHLKKTHTCMLLLAILAVSLAYQSGLNPPGGFWSRSKDYHSAADRILEDTHHRRFIAFFYLNAIAFVASIVMITLLLNKMVSHKVTKRRALPITMIVVLLSLTGAFALGNCREAKKTIFISVLVCSVLAYVLIHVLIAVHIIPPEWRRQVAEMLEHSVSHFCSVPRQLGHNQTGGDTSEKELGRRRNLLLTIAILAVTVTYQAGMNPPGGVWSDDKDATGTPGNPILQDTHPKRYDVFYYSNSVSFVSSVVVTILLVNKESCEYGIKSYALRVCLVAGLLGLLIAYVAGSCRNSKQSIYLSIIAMAVLVSLLIQVLLSLMHGTLGRPLAKCLVFLHDLLFHAEGERIITPVRPESSVVEEKEVRKRHKYLMLLAILAASIAYQAGLNPPGGFWSDDESHVPGNPVLRDINHRRYKIFFCFNSFAFMASIVVILLLLSKSIRKKAVPLGVLHLIMILDMLALMTAFSAGSCRKLRTSVYVYTLVGGVVVILLLLIIVSSAIAKYRKARERSGINSPRRPEPVSGANTPALPEV, from the coding sequence ATGGCAGGTGGCAGGCAGTCCGAAATCAGCATTGATCTGACCAACATCAACACCATGGGTACCCAGGTACCAGAGAATGGTTCGAGTGAAGTCAGCAGAGGTGTTTTTGGAATTGGTACTGTCAGCATGAGGCAACATCCCATCAATGGCTCGTCCAACAGAAATTTATTACCCCCTGACCACGAATCCAGCTTCAGCAACAATGATGATTTTGAGCTCTTGTGGGGACATCGTAAATATTTGGTACTTCTTGGAGTCCTAGCAGTTGGTGTGACATACAATGCTGGATTAACACCACCAGGGGGATCGTGGACACTAAACAAGGATGGTCATGATGCTGGTGACCCTGTCATGCATGCTGGCTTTTCTGAACGATATGAGGTGTTCTTTTACTGCAATGCAACAGCCTTCGCTGCATCTCTTGTCTTAATCATCTTGCTTCTCAGTAAGAGTGTGACAAGGAAGAGAATGTGGCTCCACGCAATGCAATTAACCATGATATTCGACCTATTCAGCCTGCTGGGGGCTTATGCTGCCGGAAGCTGCAGGGCACTCAAGTCATCCATTTACATCTGGGTTCTAGTCTTTGCGGTCATCACATATGTTGGGATCCATACCCTAGTATCCACAAGGTTTATTCCAAGAAAATTGAAACAGAATCTGCAGAGAATGATAAATACAGTTCTAATCAAATGGGGTTTCCTTGTGAGGCAAGTGAGCATCCCTCTAGAGAACGTTGAGGAGGCTCGCAAGTTCATTTTGACGCTTGTAATTTTTGCTGCTACTATTACATACCAAGCAGGATTGAATCCACCAGGCGGCTTTTGGGCTGAAAATGACCATGGTTCTAATAAGGTGCATATGGCCTTTCCTCCTTACAAGCATCATCCGGCTACTTCTGTTCTCCGGAGTAACTACCTTGGTCGTTATAATATATTCATCATTTCCAATTCAACTTCCTTCGTGGCATCTTTGGTCATAATCATACTGCTTCTGAGCCCAAAACTGAGTGGACATGGAATAAGGACCAAAGCAGTGATTGTATGTGTGGTAGTGGACCTATCGTGCCTAATTGTTGCGTATGCTGCAGGATGTTGTAGAGAGGTAGCAACATCATTCTATGTGGTGTTTATCATCGTCATAGTTTGGATCTCCTTCGCAATTTTAGCTGGATTCTTTGTTTGCAGGCCTGTAGCAAATTGGCTACAAAAGGTCAAAACAAGCAGCCTGTGTTGCGTGGAAAAATTGGGCCGTGCACTTTCATTGAGCTTTAGTAGACACAGACATAGCAATGCAGAGCAGGAGAATTCTTATGCAAGCAATCATCATTCTTCAGTCCGTTCAATTGAAACACCTGCAGAAGATAATACCCCTGAACCACAAGACCAGCCTGCAGACAATCAGCAACTTCCAAATATCAGAGAGGATGAGTCCCATGAGGAGCATGCACCTGCAGAAGAAAGAAATCAAATTTCAGATGATGAAGAGGCTGTGAATCACTCACAGCATCTGTCAGGGAACAGCCAGCAATCAACAAATATCGAGGTTGTTACGTCCAACCCGGAGTGTCCGTCTACACATGTCCAGCATGTTGCAAATGAGGAGTGTCAGTCTACAGATGTTGAGCAAAATATGCCGGTCAGGCAGAGTAACGGAGACACTAGTCATGACATAGTGGATGAAGGGCTTTCTGCACCTGCGGAAGCCACTGGCAATGCAGACTCTGCTGAACAAAACAATCTGGTTGAAGATAATAACCCTAGTACTGAGATTCTTGCCAGTGATGACCATCCTACACATTCTGAGAATGTACATACTGACAGCAATCAAGTAGCCAACCAAAATGCTGATGACATTCGAACTGAGAAGCATCTGAAGAAGACCCACACATGTATGCTGCTTCTTGCCATTCTTGCAGTATCTCTGGCATACCAATCAGGCCTGAATCCACCAGGTGGCTTTTGGTCAAGAAGTAAAGATTATCATTCAGCTGCTGATCGCATCCTTGAGGACACCCATCATCGCCGATTCATTGCATTCTTCTATCTCAATGCAATCGCCTTCGTGGCATCCATTGTCATGATCACTTTGCTTTTGAACAAGATGGTGAGCCACAAGGTTACCAAACGGCGTGCATTGCCAATAACGATGATAGTGGTCCTACTTTCCCTAACCGGAGCTTTTGCTCTGGGGAACTGCAGGGAGGCAAAGAAGACTATTTTCATATCAGTGCTCGTATGCAGTGTACTTGCTTATGTTCTCATTCATGTCTTGATAGCAGTACATATAATTCCTCCAGAATGGAGAAGGCAGGTGGCAGAGATGCTAGAGCACTCGGTTAGTCATTTTTGCTCAGTGCCGCGTCAATTAGGCCACAACCAGACTGGGGGTGATACTAGTGAGAAGGAGTTGGGAAGAAGACGTAATCTGCTATTGACCATTGCTATTTTAGCTGTGACTGTCACATACCAAGCTGGCATGAACCCTCCAGGAGGTGTCTGGTCTGATGACAAGGATGCCACGGGAACTCCGGGCAATCCAATCCTTCAGGATACCCATCCAAAACGCTATGATGTGTTCTACTACTCAAATTCAGTTTCATTTGTGTCGTCTGTGGTCGTCACAATATTACTTGTGAATAAGGAATCCTGTGAGTATGGAATCAAGTCCTATGCACTGCGAGTGTGTTTGGTGGCGGGATTGCTTGGCCTCCTCATTGCCTATGTTGCAGGAAGTTGCAGAAATAGTAAACAGTCCATCTATCTGAGCATCATTGCTATGGCAGTTCTTGTCTCCCTTCTGATTCAAGTTCTGCTCTCTTTGATGCACGGCACACTAGGAAGACCATTGGCTAAGTGTCTAGTATTTCTACACGATCTTCTCTTTCATGCAGAGGGTGAACGAATAATCACTCCTGTGAGGCCAGAATCTTCAGTTGTCGAAGAAAAAGAAGTGAGAAAGAGACACAAGTATCTGATGCTTCTTGCAATTTTAGCAGCATCGATCGCATACCAAGCTGGTCTGAACCCACCTGGTGGATTCTGGTCTGATGACGAGAGCCATGTACCAGGCAATCCCGTCCTTCGTGATATTAATCACCGACGGTACAAGATATTCTTCTGCTTCAATTCTTTCGCATTCATGGCATCCATTGTCGTGATCCTGCTTCTGTTGAGTAAATCTATCAGGAAGAAGGCTGTGCCACTTGGGGTATTGCACTTGATCATGATACTGGATATGCTGGCTCTCATGACAGCTTTTTCTGCGGGAAGCTGCCGCAAATTGAGGACTTCAGTGTATGTCTATACACTAGTTGGCGGCGTTGTAGTAATCCTGCTGCTCCTAATTATTGTGTCAAGTGCAATTGCAAAATATCGGAAGGCAAGAGAGAGAAGTGGGATTAACTCCCCGAGACGTCCTGAACCTGTTTCAGGAGCAAACACACCGGCACTACCTGAAGTTTGA